Part of the Halobacteriovorax vibrionivorans genome, CCTTAAGTGAATTGTCGCTGGGACACTCCAGTTTAGTTCATCGTACTTCTTCTTATATGGTTGAGCAGTTTGATAGCTAGAAATTGCATCCTTAACTGTCTTTATTATCTTGCGATCATCAAAGAGACGTGAGTTATGAGAGCTAACTTTCACTTCAAATTCTTTCGTTGGTATATAATCGTTCCAATTAATCTTGGATAATTTCTTATATAGTTTTGGAAGGTCTCTTGCGATAAAGTAATCGATTCGAAGAAGTGCTTTTGTTGGAATTCTTAATTCGAGGATAAACTCTAGTAGAATAAAGAGATTCTTTGATTTTAAGCTTAATCCATCATTTGAAATCTCTTGAAAGGCCTCTATTCGACAAAGCTTCTCCTTAATCTCTAAAAGGGCACTCTTTTCAAGTCCAGGTATCACTACCAGGTAGATTTCATATATTTTATCCATATCAAATATATACATGAACTTGTGTTTATAACCAATCGGATTTATATAAAAGTCATGAAATATGGAACTCTATACTTAATTGCAACACCGATTGATGAAGTTAATCCCCTTGAGTCAGAGGCGAAGGCATTAATGCTTAAGGCCTGTGATGATGCTGATAATAGTCTTTTTTTAATTGAAGACCTAAAGCCATGTCGAAGACGATGGATTCGCTTTGGCTTAGATCGCTCTTTCATTGATGATTTTATCCTTTTTAATGAACATACCCAACGTGATATTGAGCAAGATATTATTACACAAATTCAAAATGGAAAGAACGCATACCTGATGAGTGATGGAGGACTTCCGGCCTTTTGTGATCCAGGTCAAAAGCTTGTGAAGAAGTGTCACGAACTCGGCATTCGCGTTACTTGTACCCCTCATAGTAATTCTATTTCTTTGGCCGTTGCTCTAAGTGGCATTGATTGTTCTAATTTTACGTTTGCTGGCTTTCCTCCACGTAAACCTGATGAGCGAAAGAATTATTTAACTAATCTGAAAAAGGTGAAAATGCCTAAAGTTTTGATGGATACTCCCTATCGTCTCACAAGATTAATCGAGGAGAGTTTAGAGGTCTTTGGGGATACAACGGCATTTATTGGGATGGAGCTTAACGGTGAAGAGGAAGAATTACTCTACGGTAAGCTATCGAAATTACTTAAGAAAGTGAACGGTTTAAAGAAAGAGTTCATTCTTATTATTAAATAAATGTTAAATCCGCGCACAAATCAGATAGTTTTTTCTTTTGATAAAAACCTTTCTTGTTGCTCTGGATAAAATCTGCTAAATTGCCAGAATTACTAGTATGAATAACACAAAATCGGCCACTCAAGACCGTAAGCTTGAGCACATTCAATTAACTGCAAAATCACAAACTCTAGCGGCAACAAGTGATAAGAGATTCTATTATGAGCCTCTTTTCAGCGGTAATGCTCAGGAGCTTGATCTAGGAATTGAATTTGCAGGATTTAGTTTAAAGCTTCCACTGTGGATTTCTTCCATGACTGGCGGAACTGGGATTGCAGGTAAGATCAATGAGAATCTGGCCCGTGCATGTGGAGAGTTCGGTATTGGGATGGGCCTTGGTTCTTGCCGTAAGTTACTCGATAGCGATGAATTCCTTGATGATTTTCACGTTAAGTCCTTGGCCAATAATTCACCTGTTTTTGCAAATCTAGGTATTGCTCAATTAGAAGAGTTAATTGATAAGAATGAACTTTCAAAAGTGGATCGTCTCGTCACTAAATTAAATGCAGATGGATTGATCATTCATATAAACCCTTCCCAAGAATGGTTTCAACCAGAAGGGGATATCATTAAAAGAGCTCCTCTTGAAACAATTGAAACTTGTGTTGAATATTTTAAGTTTCCAATAATTGTAAAAGAAGTTGGACAGGGAATGGGGCCACGTACTCTAAAGGCCCTAATGATGATGGACCTATGTGCGATCGAGTTTGCTTCATTTGGTGGGACAAACTTTTCAAAATTAGAATATCTTAGAAATTCTAACAACTTAACAGTTCATGAACCATTGTGTCATGTTGGCCATACTGCCCTTGAAATGGTACATATGACCAACGATTTAATTGACGAGTTAGGTAGTGCTGCTAAGTGTAAGAATTTTATAATCTCTGGTGGGATTAAGTCATATTTAGATGGCCATTATTTATGTAAGTTATCCAAAGGATGCGCTATTTTTGCCATGGCAAGTGAGTTTTTAAAAACTGCTATGGTGGATTATGAGAGTGTTCAGCAACAAGTTAGGGAAATTAAAAAAGGCCTTAACTTTGCTAATTCATTTCTTAGTGTGAGGAGAGAACATTGAAATTGATTCAAGGTTTTTCAAAACTATCAAAAGAACAAAAGGTCCAGTTTATTGCAAACCGCTTATCAAATGATGGCCAAGATCAGAATATCGATGCACAAAAAGTGAAAGAACAATTACTTTCATTTTGGCATTCTGATAAGAAGCTACAATCTACTTTTGATGAGTTCTCAGAAAATACAATTACAAATTTCTATCTACCATATGGCCTAGTTCCTAATTTCGTTCTTAATAACGAAGTTTATACAGTTCCAATGGTTATTGAAGAGAGTTCTGTTGTTGCAGCCTTATCTAAGGCCGCAAAGTTTTGGTCAACTCGCGGTGGTTTTAAGGCCGAAGTTATTGCAAGCGAAAAGATTGGCCAGGTCCACTTTATCTACGAAGGAGATAAAGAGAGCTTAAAGTCTTTTTTTGAAGATAAGAAAATCGATATCCTAAATTCACTTGCACCAATCACTGTAAATATGGATAAGCGTGGTGGTGGAGTACGATCTATTGAGTTAGTTGATCTAACAGATAAAGAAGAAAATTATTATCAAATAAAAATGTCGTTTGAAACATGCGATGCCATGGGTGCTAATTTCATTAATTCAGTTCTAGAAGCTGTAGGTAAGTACCTTGAAGACTCGCTTGGTGAAGATGTACAGGTCGTCATGTGTATACTTTCAAATTATACGCCTGATTGTCGTGTGAGAGCATGGGTTGAATGTCCAATTGAGGATCTTGCTGAAAAATCGATTGGTATGGATACTGCTACTTTCGCATCAAAGTTTGCACGAGCAGTAAGAATTGCTCATATTGATCCACACCGTGCCACAACTCACAATAAAGGAATCTTTAATGGGATTGATGGAGTTGTTATAGCAACTGGTAATGACTTCAGAGCAGTTGAAGCATGTGGACATACATATGCAGCTCGTGATGGACAATACCGATCACTAACAAATTGCAAAGTAGAAAACGGGAACTTCTATTTTGAAATTGATATTCCAATGGCCCTTGGAACGGTTGGAGGACTGACAAAACTCCATCCTCTAGCAAAGATGTCTCTTGATATCTTAGAGCGACCAAGTGCTAATAAGCTAATGATGATTGCTGCAACAGTTGGCCTTGCCCAAAATTTTGCGGCCCTTAAAAGTCTTGTTACAAGTGGAATTCAAAAAGGGCATATGAAAATGCACCTAATGAATATTCTGGGACAACTTGAAGCAACAACAACTGAAAAAGAGCAAATTGTTAATCATTTTGCTGATAAGGTTGTTTCATTTAGCGCAGTAAGAGAAGAGTTAAATAATTTAAGAAGTTAGGGGACTATGAACACAACACACACTAGTAATAATATCCTTAAGTATTTGGAAGGGGAGCAATTTCTTGAGCTTCCTAAAAACGGCCAATTATATTTTGGCCACGGAAAGCTTCTGCTTTCTGGGGAGTACTTTGTTTTAGATGGTGCTAAGGCACTGGGCCTACCTACTACAGTAGGGCAGTCTTTAAGAGTTCAATACTCTTCTTCATTTGATCCTAAGTTATATTGGAAGTCCTATGATCCAGCTGGAAAGCTTTGGTTTGAAGTAACTTTTGAATTTTGGCATTTCAATATTCTAAATGAAAACCCTACAAAAGAGATGATTGTCTTACAACAAATGTTAAGACAAGCAAGAAGACAGAATAAGCATTTCTTAAGAGATGGTGTTGATGTTCATGTTGTAACACAACTTGGTTTCCCACTCGAATGGGGATTAGGGTCTTCTTCTACTTTAATTCATAATATTGCTGATTGGGCCATGATTTCGCCATTTGAACTTGCCTTTAATACTTTAGGTGGTTCTGGGTATGATATTGCATGTGCACAAAGTGAAGAGCCAATTATTTATCAAAAAGGTGGAGAAGGACCAAATTGGTCTCCTATCGAATTTAATCCAAGTTTTAAAAATAACCTCTACTTCATTTATCTTGGACACAAGAAGAATTCTCGTGATGCTATTGAGTATTACAACGAGCTACGTCCACATTCGCCAGAGATTATTAATACAATCAGTGAACTATCTATGCAGATGGCCACTGCAAATACTCAAGAAGAATTTAATTTCTTAATTCGTGCTCATGAAGATATCGTGAGTTCTCATCTAAAGCTTAGCCCAATTAAGAAAGAGGCCTTTAGTGATTTTGATGGAGAAATTAAATCTCTAGGTGCATGGGGTGGGGACTTTATTCTTGCATCAAGTAATGGACCACGCAAGTATGTGAAAAACTACTTCGATCAAAAAGGTCTGAAAGTTTGTATTCCATATCGTGAATTAATTGTTGAAACTCAAACACCAAGTGAAATTAAAAATGTCCACTAATTTTACTCTGATTGATTTTGATATTGATAAATTAGATAATGGACTTGAATTTACAGTTAAGAGTCCATCAAATATTGCCTTGATAAAGTATTGGGGAAAGTATGGTGAGCAATTACCTTCAAACCCTTCTTTAAGTGTAACCTTAAATAATGCTTATACTCAAACGACATATAAAATTCAAAGATCCTCAGAATTTGAACTTGATTTTAAATTTGAATCAAAACCAAATGATAAATTTAAGCAAAGGGTAGAGAAGTTCTTTAAAAGGGCCGCTGTTGTTTTTCCTTTTATAGAAAATATCAAAGTTGAAATGGATTCTCACAACTCATTTCCTCACTCTTCTGGTATCGCTTCTTCGGCCGCATCAATGGCCAACTTTGCAAGTGCTCTTTGTGAAATAGAAAAAGTCGTTACAAATGAAGACCATGATGAAGAATATTATTTAATGAAGGCCTCATTCATGGCCCGTCTTGGTTCAGGAAGTGCGAGCCGATCAATATACCCAAAGATGGCAATCTGGGGAAAGTCAGTTCTTGGTAGCTCTCAAGACTACGCTATCGTTCACGATCAATTTGATGAAATCTTTGAAGGAATTTGTGATTCAATCGCAATTGTAAGTAGCAAGGAAAAGTCAGTAAGTTCAACTGCTGGTCATGCTCTTATGAATGAGCATCCTTTTGCTAAGACACGTTTTATGAATGCTAGTAATAACTTTAATAAGTTACTATTTGCTCTTAAAACAGGTGACTTTAATACTTTTGCAAAAATTGTTGAAAGTGAGGCCCTAGAGCTTCATGGGCTTATGATGAATTCTGATCCATCTTTTATTTTAATGGAGCCTAATACTTTAGAAATTATAAATCGTATTAGAGAGTTTCGAGTTCAAACAAATTGTGCAATCTGCTTCACTTTAGATGCTGGCCCTAATGTACATATTATGTATCTTAAAAAAGATGAGAAACAGGCCAAAGAGTTCATCGACCAAGAAGTTAAGTCTCTATGTGCCGACTCTCTTGTTATCCATGATCATATGGGTAATGGTGTGATCGTAGAAAGATAAGTAGGGATCAGTTATGGAAGGTGGAAATTCTTTTAACGCTAAAATCCTACTCTTTGGAGAATATAGTATCATTAGATCTTCAAAGGCCTTGGCAATGCCTTATTCTCTTTTTGATGGAAAACTAAACTTTCCTGATGAGCAAGGCGCTGGAATTGATTCTGAGCTAACTGCTTTTTCGCAATATCTTAAACAACAACATGACAAAGGCAATCTTAGCTTTGATTTTGATCATCAGTCTTTCTCATTTGATATTTCAAGTGGACTACGTTTTAAAAGTACAATTCCACAAGGCTATGGAGTTGGGAGCTCAGGTGCTCTTTGTGCTGCTGTATTTGATCGCTATGCTAAAATTCAGGACGATCAAAAGAATGATATTTCTTTTCTAAAAGAATGTTTTAAGGAAATGGAATCTCACTTTCATGGTTCATCTTCAGGGGTTGACCCACTCATTAGTTATTTAAATGTAGCACTGTTAATTGATAGTCAGAAACAACTTACAGAAGTATTTCTTGATAAGAAAACAGATGGGCCAGGAGTATTTCTACTAAATACAGGACGTGCTCGAAGAACAGAGCCTCTTGTTAATCTCTTTATGGAGAAATGCTCGTCAAAAGATTTTGCTTATCTATGTGATCGCGTATTAACGCCAATTTCAGATGAGTGTATTCAACACTATATTAATAATGATAAAGAGGCACTTTGGAAGAAGTTTAAGGAATTGTCAGCATTTCAATTTGAACATTTTAATCCAATGATTCCTGCTCTCTATCGTGACCTATGGACTAAAGGCCTAGAAACTGATCGTTTCTATTTAAAACTTTGTGGAGCTGGTGGCGGTGGCTTCTTATTAGGACTTGCCCCCAATTTAAATGATCTTCCACAAGAGCTTAAAGGCAATGAAGTTCGTCCTGTTTAAGACAATTTATTAAGATTTAATTGCAGCAGAAGCCTTACATGGCCTCTGCAACTGTAGGAGAGTCTCTTAATACTCTTGCAAACTCTCTAGGATTAGTGAATTTCTTGTCATTTGCATAATTTTTGAAGTCGCCAGTAGCTATTGTTGAATTAGCAAAAGTGATTTCTTCAAGAAGTACTTCTTCCATCTTTTTGATCAGTTCATTATTAAATGAACGCTTTGTTTGAATTCTTGCCATTGGAGATTGCTTCGCAATTCTTGAGACAATATCTTCAATTTCGTTTTCATCAAAAAGTGTTTTTCCGATTAGGCCTGCACTAATTAGGGCGTCTGCACCAACGTTTTGAGATGAAAGAAGAAATTGCATAATCTTTGCACTATTACCTTTTTCATTTGTTAATGTGTTCATACCACCCATCGGTGTGATGCCTTTGTTTAATTGATCAAATGCTACACTAAATGATGGGGCACAGTAGCGAATATCACCACCCATTGCTAGCTCAAGGCTAAATGGACAAGCAGACTTTTGAAATGACCACAATACTGTTTGTGGTAGAAGAACTTGGGCCCAGCTTAAGCGGGCAAGAAGTTGTAAAGTATTACCAAGAGTTTTTTCATCAAAAAACCTTAGTTCTTCTTTTTTAAATAATTCAATATCTTCACTTGCAAATTTAAAAACGACTGAGTTGATTTCTACTTTATTAGAAAGCCAGTCAAATAAGTCTTCGAGTTCTTTTAGGTATGTCGATGTATTAAAAAACTTTTGGTCATTAGCAATTGTTACAAAACATGTTCTTGTTTGTCTTGTTAGTGAAACATTTAGGGTGTTGTAATTGAGAATACTTTGATTTGAATTAGAGTTATTCATTTCGTCACCTTCCTTGGTCTTTTGCTAAATTTAAAAATACATCGCTAATCTTTTAGCTCTCAGATCGATCCGTGATCTGATAATAAAATTATTTCAAGACTGCAGTCGGTCTGTCAAATTCAATTCCAAATTAAGATGCTTTTTTTGTCATTAAACTTTCAACAAATATCTTTTCGGTTTTGCTATAAGCTACGGATTTATCACAAGAATTTAAGGTATTTAGAATATATTCTTGTAGTTGACTATTTTTGTCGCTGTCAACGATAGTGTCACTTTGTCTCTCTTTAATAGGTATTTGAAGTACTTGCTTGCTGTTGTCGGCCTTTTTGTTTAACTTTAATATGGCCTTTACTATTAGTGCATGAAGTTCTTGATTATTTATATCCCACTTGGCAGATTCTAATTTATTAATTGTCTCTTGAGATATTTTCTTATTTTCCATATCTCTTTTCTTGCATTCAAATTGAATATAGTATTGAGCAATCTCAACAATTTCGGCCCTTCTTAATCTTAGGGGAGGAATATTTAATTTCACCGTTGTAATATGATTATATAAGTCTGTAAGGATATAATCATTCTTTTCCAAGGCCTTTAGATCATTTGATGCAATGGTTATGATTCTAAGTTTTAATGAACTTATAAGATTATAAAAAATCGCCTGATTTTCTAAAGAGAGCTTTTCTATATTTTTTACTATTAAGTCGTTAATTCCATTATTTGATACTTGCTCAATAAATTCAAAGCTTTGATTCTCTGATTCTTCAAAATCAATTATCAAAGAGTTCTCACTACAAACATATTTTGCATATTCAAGTTTTCCAACCCCGGCTTCACCGTGAATATAGAGATTCTCCCTTGTGTTCTTTATCGTGTTTAAAGTGTTTATAATCGCAAGTCCTGTATGGCTACGATCTGAGAAAATATAATGATTAGGTAGTTTGTTTTTTACTGTTTCAAGACCTGAATTATTTTTTGAATTATAAAAGTATGAAATCAAACCAGAGACAATCTTGATATTTTCAAGCATTGTAATATTGAACTTATCACCTGAAAGTGTGTTTGAAAGGCAAAGAGCTCCAATACTTTCGCCATTATAATTCACTAGCGGTGCCAGTAGGATATTTTTAATATCAAAATCAACGCCAGTTGCACTTTGATCATTGAATGATTTATTAATGATAACTTTGTTGAAATATGCCTCATTCAATAGTCCATTGAATG contains:
- a CDS encoding GYDIA family GHMP kinase, whose amino-acid sequence is MNTTHTSNNILKYLEGEQFLELPKNGQLYFGHGKLLLSGEYFVLDGAKALGLPTTVGQSLRVQYSSSFDPKLYWKSYDPAGKLWFEVTFEFWHFNILNENPTKEMIVLQQMLRQARRQNKHFLRDGVDVHVVTQLGFPLEWGLGSSSTLIHNIADWAMISPFELAFNTLGGSGYDIACAQSEEPIIYQKGGEGPNWSPIEFNPSFKNNLYFIYLGHKKNSRDAIEYYNELRPHSPEIINTISELSMQMATANTQEEFNFLIRAHEDIVSSHLKLSPIKKEAFSDFDGEIKSLGAWGGDFILASSNGPRKYVKNYFDQKGLKVCIPYRELIVETQTPSEIKNVH
- a CDS encoding SAM-dependent methyltransferase is translated as MKYGTLYLIATPIDEVNPLESEAKALMLKACDDADNSLFLIEDLKPCRRRWIRFGLDRSFIDDFILFNEHTQRDIEQDIITQIQNGKNAYLMSDGGLPAFCDPGQKLVKKCHELGIRVTCTPHSNSISLAVALSGIDCSNFTFAGFPPRKPDERKNYLTNLKKVKMPKVLMDTPYRLTRLIEESLEVFGDTTAFIGMELNGEEEELLYGKLSKLLKKVNGLKKEFILIIK
- a CDS encoding mevalonate kinase family protein translates to MEGGNSFNAKILLFGEYSIIRSSKALAMPYSLFDGKLNFPDEQGAGIDSELTAFSQYLKQQHDKGNLSFDFDHQSFSFDISSGLRFKSTIPQGYGVGSSGALCAAVFDRYAKIQDDQKNDISFLKECFKEMESHFHGSSSGVDPLISYLNVALLIDSQKQLTEVFLDKKTDGPGVFLLNTGRARRTEPLVNLFMEKCSSKDFAYLCDRVLTPISDECIQHYINNDKEALWKKFKELSAFQFEHFNPMIPALYRDLWTKGLETDRFYLKLCGAGGGGFLLGLAPNLNDLPQELKGNEVRPV
- a CDS encoding enoyl-CoA hydratase-related protein, giving the protein MNNSNSNQSILNYNTLNVSLTRQTRTCFVTIANDQKFFNTSTYLKELEDLFDWLSNKVEINSVVFKFASEDIELFKKEELRFFDEKTLGNTLQLLARLSWAQVLLPQTVLWSFQKSACPFSLELAMGGDIRYCAPSFSVAFDQLNKGITPMGGMNTLTNEKGNSAKIMQFLLSSQNVGADALISAGLIGKTLFDENEIEDIVSRIAKQSPMARIQTKRSFNNELIKKMEEVLLEEITFANSTIATGDFKNYANDKKFTNPREFARVLRDSPTVAEAM
- a CDS encoding hydroxymethylglutaryl-CoA reductase, degradative yields the protein MKLIQGFSKLSKEQKVQFIANRLSNDGQDQNIDAQKVKEQLLSFWHSDKKLQSTFDEFSENTITNFYLPYGLVPNFVLNNEVYTVPMVIEESSVVAALSKAAKFWSTRGGFKAEVIASEKIGQVHFIYEGDKESLKSFFEDKKIDILNSLAPITVNMDKRGGGVRSIELVDLTDKEENYYQIKMSFETCDAMGANFINSVLEAVGKYLEDSLGEDVQVVMCILSNYTPDCRVRAWVECPIEDLAEKSIGMDTATFASKFARAVRIAHIDPHRATTHNKGIFNGIDGVVIATGNDFRAVEACGHTYAARDGQYRSLTNCKVENGNFYFEIDIPMALGTVGGLTKLHPLAKMSLDILERPSANKLMMIAATVGLAQNFAALKSLVTSGIQKGHMKMHLMNILGQLEATTTEKEQIVNHFADKVVSFSAVREELNNLRS
- a CDS encoding beta/alpha barrel domain-containing protein, which translates into the protein MNNTKSATQDRKLEHIQLTAKSQTLAATSDKRFYYEPLFSGNAQELDLGIEFAGFSLKLPLWISSMTGGTGIAGKINENLARACGEFGIGMGLGSCRKLLDSDEFLDDFHVKSLANNSPVFANLGIAQLEELIDKNELSKVDRLVTKLNADGLIIHINPSQEWFQPEGDIIKRAPLETIETCVEYFKFPIIVKEVGQGMGPRTLKALMMMDLCAIEFASFGGTNFSKLEYLRNSNNLTVHEPLCHVGHTALEMVHMTNDLIDELGSAAKCKNFIISGGIKSYLDGHYLCKLSKGCAIFAMASEFLKTAMVDYESVQQQVREIKKGLNFANSFLSVRREH
- the mvaD gene encoding diphosphomevalonate decarboxylase, producing MSTNFTLIDFDIDKLDNGLEFTVKSPSNIALIKYWGKYGEQLPSNPSLSVTLNNAYTQTTYKIQRSSEFELDFKFESKPNDKFKQRVEKFFKRAAVVFPFIENIKVEMDSHNSFPHSSGIASSAASMANFASALCEIEKVVTNEDHDEEYYLMKASFMARLGSGSASRSIYPKMAIWGKSVLGSSQDYAIVHDQFDEIFEGICDSIAIVSSKEKSVSSTAGHALMNEHPFAKTRFMNASNNFNKLLFALKTGDFNTFAKIVESEALELHGLMMNSDPSFILMEPNTLEIINRIREFRVQTNCAICFTLDAGPNVHIMYLKKDEKQAKEFIDQEVKSLCADSLVIHDHMGNGVIVER